Sequence from the Methanomicrobia archaeon genome:
GCCGTTTGGAGACACTGCAGCAGAAATCGCGGAGGAATTGACGTGCGCCGGTGTAGAGGTCGTGCATCTTTACGCAGACTGCAATGGGAAGCAGATCGACCCACCTGGACCCGGAGAACCGCGGTTGCTCAAAGATATGATCCTAGAAGTCCACAGGCAGCTCGTCGCACGCAAAATCCGGGATGAGGTAACGCTTATTGCAAGCGGCGGTATCGCTATCGCGGAGCACGTGGCGAAGTCGATCCTCTGCGGTGCGGATTTGGTTGCTATCGACCTGCCGCTTCTCATTGCGCTCGAATGCCGGTACTGCAAAAACTGTCACAGCAGCGGGTTAAAATGCCCGGTATCGTTGAAGGACGTAGATCCGCGGTACGGCGCGCAACGCATAATCAACCTCGTCGGCGCATGGCGGAACCAGCTGCTCGAAGTCCTGGGCGCTATGGGCTTGCGAGAGGTGAGAAGGCTCCGTGGCGAACTGGGCAGGGCGATATTCTTCGAAGAGATCCAGCGAGAGACGTTTGATACCATATTTGCAAAGGAGGTGTCGTACAATGTCAAAGCCGGTAATTAAACTGGTACACTCGCGATTCCCGAATGAAATATCCGCAGTCGAGGTAACGCGGGCTACAGAAAGTTGCATAAGCTGCGGCACCTGTGCCAACGTATGTCCCTTTGGCGTGCACGAGCGTAAGCCAGGACATAACCGAATTTCAAGGCCGCAGAGTCATCTCTGCATCGGTGCTTCGTGTGAGGATATGTCCTTTTACTGCGTCAACCACTGCCCCAGAAAAGCGCTATCCATAGGCACCAACCAGAATTACAAAACCATCGGCGATCATCGTTGGACTCGTGACCTTATACTCGGAACCTGGAAGCAGGCAGAAACGGGAATGCCGCTCAAAGGTCGAGAATACGAAATCGGCGACTCTGGAGGTGGTTTTGACCGTATGGCCTTCAAGTTCCTGCACGCGCGGGTGACGGACGCAATTGACGATGACGCGATAAGCACCGAGATCGACCTGAATAAACGAGCGGGTAGGAGGATCTGTATCGACGTGCCGTTCTACGGTGGCGGGATGTCTTTCGGTTCCATCAGCCTCTCCGTAATGCTCGCGAGGGCGAAAGCGGCGAGAGCCTGGGGCACATTTACCTGTACCGGCGAGGGCGGTTTCCCAGCAGAACTGCAGGAGTACGATGAGAACGTGATCACACAGGTAGCAACCGGGCTATTCGGCGTCTCTGAGGATACCATCCAGCGTGTAAAGATCGTAGAACTCAAATATGCACAGGGCGCGAAGCCGGGGCTTGGCGGGCATTTACTGGGCGATAAAGTAACTGCCGAGGTTGCACGTCTGCGCGAAGCGGTTCCCGATAGCAGTTTATTTTCACCATTCCCATTTCACAGCGTTTATTCCGTGGAAGACCATGAGAAACACGTCGATTGGATAAAGGAGATCAACCCGGATGCCATTATCTCTGTGAAGGTTTCTACAGCACGTGATGTCGATATGGTCGCCGTTGGAAGCTATTACGCCGGTGCGAACATAATCCACCTGGATGGTAGTTACGGCGGCACGGGGGCGGCGCCCGAGATCGCGAAGAAGAATATCGCCATGCCCATCGAGTACGCGATAACGAAAGTGCATGAGTGCCTCAAGGAGGAGGGGGTACGAGAGGAAATGACGGTAATCGCAAGCGGCGGTATTAGGACGGCCCATGACGCGGCAAAGGCGATCGCGCTGGGCGCTGACGGTGTCGTTACCGGTACAGCGGAGCTTGTAGCACTGGGCTGTGTGCGCTGTGGCAGTTGCGAATCAGGTCGGGGCTGCCCACGAGGCATTGCAACGACTGACCCGGAACTTGCCAAGGCTGTTGACGTGGACTGGGGAGCGCAACGCCTCATCAATCTGTACGCAGCGTGGCGTAGCGAGATAGTTATGATCCTGAGACGGCTCGGGATGAGCAGTATAAAGGAACTCGTCGGCAGATACGATTGCCTGAGTTATGAAGGCCAGAGCAAAGGCCCGAGGAGGGGAATATAGATGGCCATGAGCAACTACAACTATTCAGAGGCCGAAGGAGGCTGCGGTGTCGTTGGCTTTGCTTCTACGACTCTTGTTAAGGGTAAGCACATCTTTAAGCCCGCGTTCCAGATGCACAACCGAGGAAACGGAAAAGGAGGCGGTATCGCCGCGGTCGGGCTCTCGCACGAGGACCTCGGCGTTTCGCAATCTGTACTCGAAGCGGATTATTTACTCCAGATAGCACTGCTCGATCCCGACGCCCGCGAGGAGATAGAAGCGGAGTTCATTGCGCCCTTCATGGATGTCGACCACGCTGAAAACATACCGACCGTTTCGGATTATCGCGCGATAGAGGGCCTGGAGCTGAAACCACCGGATGTGTGGCGTTATTTTGTCCATGTAAAAGCGGCCGTGTTGGATGCTTTCGTAAAGGAGAATGACCTGGGCGATTGGGACAGGAGAAAGGCCGAAGATGAGTTTATCTACCGAAACAGCTTCAGGATCAACAGTAGATTCTACGCCGCACTCGGCGACAGGAGAGCGTTTGTGCTCTCGCACGGCAGGAATATGATGATTCTGAAGATCGTCGGGTACGCAGAGAACATTGTGAAATATTACAAACTCGAGGACTTCCGAGCGCACGTCTGGATCGCGCATCAGCGTTACCCTACACGCGGCAGGGTCTGGCATCCCGGCGGAGCGCACCCATTCGTGGGAATGCATGAAGCGTTCGTGCACAACGGCGATTTCGCGAATTACCATTCAGTGGTCGAATATCTGGAGCAGTGGGGTCGAGAAACCCTATTTCTGACCGATACCGAGGTTGCCGTGCTGCTCTTCGACCTTCTAAACCGGGAGTGCAACTATCCGCTGGAATATGTCATCGAGGCGATGGCACCGACGACCGAGCTGGATTTCGAGCGGCTACCGCATGACAAGCAAGCGATATACCAGGCGCTTCAGACTTCTCATATCCACGGATCGCCGGACGGCCCATGGTTCTTCATCGTTGCACGAAACGAGCCGTACGAGAACTATTTCCAGTTGATCGGGATAACGGATACCTCCATGCTGCGGCCACAGGTATTTGCACTTGTCGAGAGCGAAGAGCTGCAAATAGGTCTCATCGCGTCGGAAAAACAAGCGATCGACGCGACGCTTAAGAGTCTGTCGGATGAGGATAAACGAATACCCACTGTTGCGGATACGTATTGGAACGCACGCGGCGGCAGCTACACCGATGGTGGTGCTTTCGTATTCACGTTACGAGGTAACGAGCAGAAAACGCTCAAATGCACCAATAAATTCGGGGAGATCGTGACTACACCGGCCTATCAGACGCACTGTGACTTTACCATACCCATCGCGCCTCCCAATGACATGGGAAAGCAGAGAGAACTGATAGAAGTGGCATTGAAGAGCCCGCTCGATTTATTCGAGTTCTTGAAAGGAGGCGTTAAGGAGTGGGACTGCAACAAGCTCCGCTGGACTGCATCCGAACTCACAAGGTACGCGGATGAGAACGAGCGAACGAAAGCGATGGTAATAGAAGGGTTAACACTCCTCAACGACCGCAGGTATGATACAGGTAGCAAAAAGAGGAGCACGGTAATCCAGCTAGTAAAAGAAGCACTTCATCGAATATTCGATGCGACGCCGCCGATAGAGGCTGCAAGCCCGGGTACGTATCATTTGATTCGCTGGTCGAATAAGGGCTGCTTACGCCCACCAGAAAGCGGCGAGGATATGCTGGTAGTAAATGTAGAGGAGTTTCCGCCGGAAGGAGAAGCCGGTACTGCGCGACTTATCGTAAAGGCGTATAAGATGGGCTGGAGGCGATTTATAGCGTATAACACCCAGGGTCAGCGTTTCTTTGGCTCTGGATTGGGATCGTGTACATCGGGCGTGCGGCTTGACGTTTATGATAGCTCCGGGGATTATTTTGGCTCTTCCATGGATGGCGCGGAACTGTACATACACGGGGACGGGCAGGACCAGCTCGGGCAGATCTTGAAGACCGGGAAGCTCGTGGTCTTCGGCGACGTCGGGCAGACCTTCATGTACGGTGCGAAGGGTGGAGAAGCGTACGTATTGGGAAATACGGCTGGCAGACCGCTGATCAACGCAGTGGGCAAGCCGCGTGTGGTGATAAACGGGACCTGTCTCGATTACTTAGCGGAATCGTTCATGGCTGGCGACCCACTGAACGGCGGCGGGTTCGTCGTGGTAAACGGACTGGAAACCACCGAGAAGGAGGAGTTCGTAGAGCAGGAGACGCCTTACCCAGGCTCAAATCTGTTTTCGCTCGCATCGGGCGGTGCCATTTACATAAGGGACCCCCATTGCAAGCTCGATGACGAGCAATTAAACGGTGGTGAATTCTCGATTCTAACACCAGAAGATTGGGAGCTCATTGTACCGTATTTGCAGGAGAATGAGCGGCTATTGGGTATATCCGTCGAAAACGACCTGCTGACGGTAAACGGCGATATGAAGACGCCGCAAGAGGTTTACCGGAAGGTCAGGCCGAAAAAGGCCCTAGCCCTTAACGGCACGTGATAATACGAGTGATGTGGCGAGCCGCGCCGTGATGACTAATGACATAAAGAGTAGACATCTATCATTTATTTGAAAACAGGGGTAGCTTAATATTGCAGGTTCCAAGACGAGCGTATGAACGATCAGGAAGATTTGAGTAAACGGGAAGCATGCGGAATAGCAGGTATCGCGTTAACCGCGGATAGCGATGCAGCACTGCCCATTTTTTATGCGCTCTACGCGTTACAACATCGAGGGCAGGAGTCAGCGGGTATCGCAGTATGCCGTGGTGCGAGCGAGGTGGGAAACGAACGGCGTGCAGGAACGGGCGATATATCGCTGATAAAAGATATGGGGTTTGTGCATGACGTCTTCGATGAGCGACGATTGAGCATGCTCAAGGGCAATATCGGCATAGGCCATGTCAGGTATCCGACGACCGGAGCGTCGAAGCTCGAAAATGCAGAACCGTTACTCGTGAGTTACCGGCACGGTGATATTGCGATTGCACATAACGGCAACCTCGTTAACACGGGAGAGTTACGAAACGCGTTGGAACGCGAGGGCAGGATTTTCCATTCTGATACGGACACGGAGGTGATAGCGCAGTTGCTCGCGAAGGAACTGATGCAGCACGATCTCATAGCAGCAATCAAGGAACTGATGCAGCGCGTGATAGGCTCGTATTCGTTGGTTATCTTGCTGGATAACACGTTAGTAGCGGTTCGAGACCCCTTTGGCATTAAACCGTTATGTCTCGGTGAATTGCGCGATGGCACTGACGGAACGGTTAAGGGGTATATAGTGGCATCAGAAAGTCCTGCGATCGACGTGTTGGACGGCACGTTGCTCAGAGATGTACGACCCGGGGAGGTGCTGGTGTTCACCAACCCCCAAGGCTTGCCGCGTACCGGGCCGCAATCCCCAGAACAAACACCCAACGTAGCGAGCCATCAGCTATGTAACGGGCTCAACGCCGCTCATTGCATCTTCGAATATGTCTATTTTGCGCGGCCCGATTCGGTACTCGATGGACGGTTGGTGTACGACGTGCGGATGAAGATCGGCGAGCGCTTGGCGGAGGAGCATCCCGTAGACGCTGACATTGTATCGCCCGTACCAGATTCTGGCATTGCGTCTGCACTGGGGTATGCGAAGAGGTCGGGAATCGATTACCTGGAGGCTTTTATCAAGAACCGCTATGTTGGCCGGACGTTCATCATGCCTGAGCAGAATTCACGCGATACTGCGGTGCGATTGAAATTAAACGTTGTGCGTGCGAATCTCGAGGGCAAGCGAATCGTCCTGGTGGATGACAGCATCGTGCGGGGCACGACGTCGAGGAAAATCGTGGATTATTTGAAGATAAAAGGCGCGAAGGAGGTGCATCTGCGAATCGGCAGTCCACCCATTATCGCGCCCTGCTACCTTGGTATCGATACGCCAACGCGGGCGGAATTGGTGGCGTCAACGAGGACAAGGGACGAAATTTGCGAGTTTTTACACGCCGATTCCCTCGGCTATCTCAGTCTGGAAGGGTTGATCGATGCGGTGGGCATAGATGCGAAGAACCTCTGTCTAGGCTGCCTGACGGAAAACTATCCTGTGGAAATCCCCGGGGAAACGTGCAGGGCGGAACAGCTAAAACTGGCGCAGTTTTGAATGAAGCACTCACTCGTTCGGTGCTCTTGTGAGCGATTCCATTTAGTTTAGTTTAGACGAGTTTCTTGCCCGGCTCCGGCAGGCCCACGGAATAGACCGTCTCAACGGTTATTGTGCCAACACGATTTATACTCATCCCCATCTTCTTCATTTTGCTCTCCAGTGTGTCGAAGAGGGGGCCGGAGGTCTGCCAGCCAACAAAAGCGCCTTTTATTTGATACCCTGTCGGTGGTGGAGAGGTCCAAGCAACTGCGGCTGCTTTCCTCGTCCGCTCCACATTCTTCTTCGTCTTGCCTTCAAAAACCTCAGCAAACGCTATGGTCTCCTCATTTATCGCCGATAGAGTCCCGATAGGCGCGACATTCAACGTACCTGCTTCGTCCATTGTTCCGAGCGCTTTCGAGGCTGCGGGGTCATTAAACATATCCATAACCTCTTTTGGCATTTTTACCATTTACCTCACCTCACGTATAGACAACGTTTCAGCCTTTAAATGTCTTTCGGGTTCGATGTGTTGCATGTTTACCACCAATTTGGTTGACTAAGTGTGCAGCAACATGGGCTGGTTGCTTAGGCATCGAGACGGTAATAAGTAAAACACGATTATGGTAGGTGTCAGGAAGATTTCAGCGAAAGCATGTCCAGTACCCTTTAAGTTCCTCTTTGAGCTCTCCAACCACCATTTCGGTATCGGTTAGCACCAAATCTCGCCGGTATCGTTCAGGAACGCGCTCAGGCTCCTTTATAGCCGTTTCTATACCCGTTAATCCTGCGATTAAAGCCACCCAGGCGAAGGGCAAGATGGTCTCATTGTACCCCGAGGCGATTAAATCGATCTCTTTCCCTTCACAGAGTGCTGCTGCAAGCTCCCGCGTCTTCTCCCCGATCATCCTGAAGCCCTTTAACGGTAACCCCAAGTGCGTGAGCTGATCATCAAAATAGGGGTCGGAACCGCCGTTTCTGATGATAATCTGGGGCTTAAACTCGTTTGCCAGCGGCTGTGCGATTTCCTCGAGGACTAATTTATAGGAATCATAGCCCGCGTAGGGGGGCATTGGAACATTGACGGTATAGCCTGCGCCCTTGCCCGCTCCAAGTTGTGAGATATAACCTGTTCCCGGATATAACGTGCGTGGGTCTTGGTGTAGATCAATGAACAAGACCCGTGGCTCGTCGTAGAAGTATTGCGCGGTGCCATTTCCGGCATGGGCGTCGGTATCCAGAATCAAGATCCTCTGTAGCCAGTAGTTCTCCATCAGATATGTGGCACAGAAGGCGACATCGTTATAAAGACAAAAGCCTTCTCCAAAGGAGGACTGGGCATGGTGCAGCCCACCGCCGATTGAGATTGCTTTCGTATATTCGCCTCGTTCTACCAGATCCGCGGCTCGCTTCGCCTGACCGATAATCAGTCGAGCCGCTTCTTCCACGTTCCCTGGCCTCCCGATGGGCC
This genomic interval carries:
- a CDS encoding FMN-binding glutamate synthase family protein, producing MSKPVIKLVHSRFPNEISAVEVTRATESCISCGTCANVCPFGVHERKPGHNRISRPQSHLCIGASCEDMSFYCVNHCPRKALSIGTNQNYKTIGDHRWTRDLILGTWKQAETGMPLKGREYEIGDSGGGFDRMAFKFLHARVTDAIDDDAISTEIDLNKRAGRRICIDVPFYGGGMSFGSISLSVMLARAKAARAWGTFTCTGEGGFPAELQEYDENVITQVATGLFGVSEDTIQRVKIVELKYAQGAKPGLGGHLLGDKVTAEVARLREAVPDSSLFSPFPFHSVYSVEDHEKHVDWIKEINPDAIISVKVSTARDVDMVAVGSYYAGANIIHLDGSYGGTGAAPEIAKKNIAMPIEYAITKVHECLKEEGVREEMTVIASGGIRTAHDAAKAIALGADGVVTGTAELVALGCVRCGSCESGRGCPRGIATTDPELAKAVDVDWGAQRLINLYAAWRSEIVMILRRLGMSSIKELVGRYDCLSYEGQSKGPRRGI
- a CDS encoding glutamate synthase produces the protein MAMSNYNYSEAEGGCGVVGFASTTLVKGKHIFKPAFQMHNRGNGKGGGIAAVGLSHEDLGVSQSVLEADYLLQIALLDPDAREEIEAEFIAPFMDVDHAENIPTVSDYRAIEGLELKPPDVWRYFVHVKAAVLDAFVKENDLGDWDRRKAEDEFIYRNSFRINSRFYAALGDRRAFVLSHGRNMMILKIVGYAENIVKYYKLEDFRAHVWIAHQRYPTRGRVWHPGGAHPFVGMHEAFVHNGDFANYHSVVEYLEQWGRETLFLTDTEVAVLLFDLLNRECNYPLEYVIEAMAPTTELDFERLPHDKQAIYQALQTSHIHGSPDGPWFFIVARNEPYENYFQLIGITDTSMLRPQVFALVESEELQIGLIASEKQAIDATLKSLSDEDKRIPTVADTYWNARGGSYTDGGAFVFTLRGNEQKTLKCTNKFGEIVTTPAYQTHCDFTIPIAPPNDMGKQRELIEVALKSPLDLFEFLKGGVKEWDCNKLRWTASELTRYADENERTKAMVIEGLTLLNDRRYDTGSKKRSTVIQLVKEALHRIFDATPPIEAASPGTYHLIRWSNKGCLRPPESGEDMLVVNVEEFPPEGEAGTARLIVKAYKMGWRRFIAYNTQGQRFFGSGLGSCTSGVRLDVYDSSGDYFGSSMDGAELYIHGDGQDQLGQILKTGKLVVFGDVGQTFMYGAKGGEAYVLGNTAGRPLINAVGKPRVVINGTCLDYLAESFMAGDPLNGGGFVVVNGLETTEKEEFVEQETPYPGSNLFSLASGGAIYIRDPHCKLDDEQLNGGEFSILTPEDWELIVPYLQENERLLGISVENDLLTVNGDMKTPQEVYRKVRPKKALALNGT
- the purF gene encoding amidophosphoribosyltransferase encodes the protein MNDQEDLSKREACGIAGIALTADSDAALPIFYALYALQHRGQESAGIAVCRGASEVGNERRAGTGDISLIKDMGFVHDVFDERRLSMLKGNIGIGHVRYPTTGASKLENAEPLLVSYRHGDIAIAHNGNLVNTGELRNALEREGRIFHSDTDTEVIAQLLAKELMQHDLIAAIKELMQRVIGSYSLVILLDNTLVAVRDPFGIKPLCLGELRDGTDGTVKGYIVASESPAIDVLDGTLLRDVRPGEVLVFTNPQGLPRTGPQSPEQTPNVASHQLCNGLNAAHCIFEYVYFARPDSVLDGRLVYDVRMKIGERLAEEHPVDADIVSPVPDSGIASALGYAKRSGIDYLEAFIKNRYVGRTFIMPEQNSRDTAVRLKLNVVRANLEGKRIVLVDDSIVRGTTSRKIVDYLKIKGAKEVHLRIGSPPIIAPCYLGIDTPTRAELVASTRTRDEICEFLHADSLGYLSLEGLIDAVGIDAKNLCLGCLTENYPVEIPGETCRAEQLKLAQF
- a CDS encoding pyridoxamine 5'-phosphate oxidase family protein, producing the protein MPKEVMDMFNDPAASKALGTMDEAGTLNVAPIGTLSAINEETIAFAEVFEGKTKKNVERTRKAAAVAWTSPPPTGYQIKGAFVGWQTSGPLFDTLESKMKKMGMSINRVGTITVETVYSVGLPEPGKKLV